In Merismopedia glauca CCAP 1448/3, a genomic segment contains:
- a CDS encoding type II toxin-antitoxin system VapC family toxin, protein MTASLRCVIDTNICIKQFIVDPLTPKVTQLLDHLNDLSAEFFVPDLFYIECANVLWKYVRANLYTAQQVQADLSDLKALRFQVTSSKELMAEAVQIGLDYGITAYDGCYVALSHQVSAPLLTLDERLVNSLAGSSFDVRLFANFSVPPLPS, encoded by the coding sequence ATGACGGCATCGTTACGGTGTGTAATTGATACTAATATTTGTATCAAGCAGTTCATTGTCGATCCATTAACACCTAAAGTTACTCAACTACTCGACCATCTCAACGATTTGTCTGCTGAATTTTTTGTCCCAGATCTGTTTTACATTGAATGTGCAAATGTCCTATGGAAGTATGTTCGAGCCAACTTATATACGGCTCAACAAGTTCAAGCAGATCTTAGCGACTTGAAAGCTTTACGCTTTCAGGTAACTTCAAGCAAAGAGTTAATGGCAGAAGCCGTACAAATTGGTTTAGATTATGGCATCACAGCCTATGATGGCTGCTATGTAGCGCTCTCGCACCAAGTTAGCGCCCCCCTACTAACCCTAGACGAACGATTGGTAAATTCTCTGGCAGGTAGTAGCTTTGATGTCAGGCTGTTCGCAAACTTTTCAGTCCCTCCGTTACCTAGCTAA
- a CDS encoding DNA cytosine methyltransferase → MMARVVSLFSGCGGLDIGFKDLGFELIYACDSDPAAIDCYSRNIDQHVYLRDVKSGDFHEDILHVGNCDVVLGGFPCQGFSKAGPKSETDTRNMLYTEMWQAVKKLQPAIFIAENVDGISQNFQGSYLRRILKDFNEIGYRVEYRILDAVWLGVAQHRRRTFFVGIKEELKLLFYFPDPTHELKVRNGEFRLLDNWSGQISLWDDPNKVDVNLKSVLTIKDAISDLIELDNSIPDHKVTNAWSKDYELVFNSIKQGQKLCNVRHAPTSVYTWQIPEVFGEVTERERIILETIAKNRRHKKYGNIPNGNPISIGEIELLSQLIEIDLDVKSLVAKGYLKEKHEKLDLKGAMFCSGLFKRPFWNEPSPTVLTNFHNPRYFLHPLKDRPFSLRECARLQGFPDSFIFTEGKSHVDLVSGYRLVGNAVPPPISRLFAKATLECLSKSQHNQFFSMSINSVKLMMRLPTINLDLETQLKEFDIWITPSLGEIQDTERFKKVMDNVVKIFESLATATNNFNQIDSCSAVPIADTFIQLIEGKEDQEVRKDLEALATVLFLVTGKSDNNSKCQLPLYLRDEVSWDSIPTVKNRGRNKVLSSKKIPRVLKSDSYMKTVADLSLNQAQQRRLLQEFVKFVLKDESCVSQLWSIGHSYTILKQFQKERDLLAPLVIFQIRGSVSASGGHKPEILLRERFLEWGLQAGIDFNMTDVVVEPEAATITIKETGLLDDDDELLTNKDQAVSSEVKKTRAYDFVLPFKTSGWKPRIFIQSQFYAGDSGSVSHKNIDQTDTSRNYILGFIPDARFIEYVDGAGYFSSLNGDLKKLLSKSTTTSFFQVRSAAIRLRRELEQIGFLIPLCLEQAIALSDGGRNNTEQLLLQAGYSSAEINRCLESCIEQNFVSEVNDTLLIQESRRSLVRRYFLLDVVAQSGRPADHKGELVGSIIIPGYGPFYGMRLTNLMTELLHLAPGFRNDWSSAEVIMEDINWLCDKRLAMLC, encoded by the coding sequence ATGATGGCTAGAGTTGTAAGTCTATTCAGTGGTTGTGGGGGACTAGATATTGGATTTAAGGATCTTGGCTTTGAATTAATATACGCTTGTGATTCTGACCCTGCTGCGATTGATTGTTATTCAAGAAATATCGATCAACATGTTTACTTGCGGGATGTCAAGTCTGGTGATTTTCATGAAGACATTCTGCATGTAGGTAATTGTGATGTTGTTTTAGGAGGTTTTCCTTGCCAAGGTTTTTCCAAGGCAGGACCAAAAAGTGAAACCGATACAAGAAACATGCTTTACACAGAGATGTGGCAAGCAGTAAAGAAACTACAACCTGCGATCTTTATTGCAGAGAATGTAGATGGGATTTCTCAGAACTTTCAAGGATCTTACTTAAGGCGTATTTTAAAGGACTTTAATGAAATTGGTTATAGGGTTGAATATCGTATCTTAGATGCTGTGTGGCTTGGGGTTGCACAACATAGAAGAAGAACTTTCTTCGTTGGTATTAAAGAAGAGTTGAAGTTACTATTTTATTTCCCAGATCCTACTCATGAGTTGAAAGTGAGGAATGGTGAATTTAGATTACTTGATAATTGGAGCGGACAAATTTCTCTTTGGGATGATCCCAATAAAGTTGATGTGAATTTGAAGTCGGTCTTAACCATTAAAGATGCAATCTCAGATTTGATTGAGCTTGATAATTCGATTCCAGATCACAAAGTAACTAACGCCTGGTCAAAAGATTATGAGCTTGTCTTCAATTCTATAAAGCAAGGTCAAAAACTTTGCAATGTTAGACATGCTCCCACGTCTGTTTATACTTGGCAAATACCAGAAGTTTTTGGAGAAGTTACTGAGCGAGAGCGTATCATTCTTGAAACTATAGCAAAAAATCGTCGCCACAAAAAGTACGGCAATATTCCTAATGGTAATCCTATATCAATTGGAGAAATCGAGCTACTTTCACAGCTTATAGAAATTGATTTGGATGTGAAGTCCTTAGTCGCCAAGGGATATCTCAAAGAGAAGCACGAAAAGCTAGATCTCAAAGGAGCGATGTTTTGCTCAGGTTTATTCAAAAGACCTTTTTGGAATGAACCATCACCTACAGTACTAACCAACTTTCATAATCCACGCTATTTCCTTCATCCTTTGAAGGATCGTCCTTTTTCTTTGCGTGAGTGTGCTCGTCTTCAGGGTTTTCCAGACAGCTTTATTTTTACTGAGGGTAAATCTCATGTAGATCTTGTTAGTGGTTATCGTCTAGTCGGCAATGCCGTCCCTCCTCCTATATCGAGACTATTTGCTAAAGCTACATTGGAATGTCTTTCTAAGTCTCAACATAATCAGTTCTTCTCAATGTCTATCAACTCAGTTAAGTTAATGATGAGATTGCCTACAATTAACCTCGATTTAGAGACTCAACTCAAAGAATTTGATATTTGGATCACTCCCTCTCTTGGAGAGATTCAAGATACTGAACGCTTTAAAAAAGTAATGGACAATGTGGTAAAAATTTTTGAATCGTTGGCGACGGCAACAAATAATTTTAATCAAATAGATTCGTGTAGCGCAGTTCCCATAGCTGATACCTTTATTCAACTGATCGAAGGGAAGGAAGATCAAGAAGTAAGAAAAGATCTTGAAGCACTTGCTACAGTTTTATTCCTTGTGACTGGAAAATCAGACAATAATAGCAAATGTCAACTGCCTCTCTATTTAAGAGATGAAGTTAGTTGGGACTCAATACCTACTGTAAAGAATCGTGGCAGAAACAAGGTACTCTCCTCTAAGAAAATTCCCAGAGTACTGAAATCTGATTCTTATATGAAAACTGTAGCTGATTTATCATTGAACCAAGCTCAACAACGGAGGCTTTTGCAAGAGTTTGTCAAATTTGTTTTGAAAGATGAGTCTTGTGTATCCCAGCTATGGAGTATTGGTCATAGCTACACAATATTAAAACAGTTTCAAAAAGAACGCGATCTGCTTGCCCCTCTTGTCATATTTCAGATTAGAGGATCTGTTTCAGCTTCAGGGGGGCATAAACCCGAAATTTTGTTGAGGGAGAGATTTTTAGAATGGGGACTTCAAGCAGGTATTGACTTCAATATGACAGATGTTGTGGTTGAGCCTGAAGCAGCAACAATTACGATTAAAGAAACAGGTCTATTAGATGATGATGATGAATTACTAACTAATAAAGATCAGGCAGTGTCGAGCGAAGTTAAAAAAACTCGCGCATATGACTTTGTACTTCCGTTCAAAACATCTGGATGGAAACCCAGAATATTTATACAGTCCCAATTCTATGCTGGTGATTCCGGCAGTGTTTCACACAAAAATATTGATCAAACAGATACTTCCCGGAACTACATTCTTGGGTTTATCCCAGATGCACGTTTTATTGAATATGTCGATGGGGCTGGATATTTTTCCTCTTTAAACGGTGATCTGAAAAAACTGTTATCAAAATCTACAACGACATCATTTTTTCAAGTTAGAAGTGCAGCAATTCGGCTTCGGAGAGAGTTGGAACAGATAGGTTTCCTGATTCCTCTATGTTTAGAGCAGGCTATTGCACTATCTGACGGTGGTAGGAATAACACTGAACAACTTCTGCTACAAGCAGGATACTCATCAGCAGAGATAAATAGATGTTTGGAAAGTTGTATAGAGCAAAACTTCGTTTCTGAAGTAAACGATACTCTCCTCATCCAAGAAAGTAGGCGTTCTCTAGTTAGAAGGTATTTCCTTCTTGATGTAGTTGCCCAGTCTGGGAGACCGGCAGACCATAAAGGAGAACTAGTAGGTTCGATTATCATTCCTGGATACGGACCTTTTTATGGCATGAGGTTAACGAATCTAATGACTGAATTGCTTCATCTTGCTCCAGGATTTCGCAATGATTGGTCTAGTGCAGAAGTTATTATGGAAGACATCAATTGGCTTTGTGACAAGCGTTTAGCTATGCTCTGTTAG
- a CDS encoding Npun_F5749 family FMN-dependent PPOX-type flavoprotein, translating into MSNCNSWRSLIMRALNHNRALAYSRYLQLATIRPDGRPANRTVVFRGFVNQTDQLKFITDVRSQKIEHLIYNSWGEACWYFPQTREQFRLLGKLVVVDRNCEDLAFNQIRQSTWQELSDNARIQFNWAEPGKMRTEASVFATELCDQSTPLDNFSLLLLQPIEVDVLELRGEPQNRYRYVYLDNGWLREEINP; encoded by the coding sequence ATGTCTAATTGTAATTCTTGGCGCTCTCTAATCATGCGCGCACTCAATCACAATCGCGCTTTAGCTTACTCTCGGTACTTACAACTAGCTACAATCCGCCCAGATGGTCGTCCAGCGAACAGAACAGTCGTATTTCGAGGCTTCGTTAACCAAACCGACCAACTTAAGTTTATTACGGATGTTCGCAGTCAAAAAATTGAACACCTGATTTATAATTCTTGGGGTGAAGCTTGTTGGTATTTTCCCCAAACTAGGGAACAGTTTCGCCTGTTGGGAAAACTAGTGGTAGTCGATCGCAATTGTGAAGATTTAGCTTTCAACCAAATCCGTCAATCAACTTGGCAAGAATTATCAGATAATGCCAGAATTCAGTTTAACTGGGCTGAACCAGGAAAAATGAGAACTGAAGCTAGTGTTTTCGCGACAGAACTGTGCGACCAATCGACTCCTCTAGACAACTTTTCTTTGCTACTACTCCAACCAATTGAGGTAGATGTTTTGGAACTTAGAGGAGAACCCCAAAACCGATATCGTTATGTTTATCTGGATAATGGTTGGTTGAGGGAAGAAATAAATCCATAA
- a CDS encoding nucleotidyltransferase domain-containing protein, which yields MPINLVHDLLTVSLAQSASEELEKAKKTIAQSQLEDWEKPIKDLTLHRLIPLVFYSLKQHDLVAAIPETYRTGMGEAYHQNLVRNTFGIHTLAQILQAMDKKQVKPILWKGMLLADSFYPDLGTRVMGDIDFALEAEELEPATAVFQSIGFQILDEKTTEDAVYFANKTGILCDVHHRVRLFEGRDPASITIYIQPQRLNKTTFRVLEPNAMIAHLVVHLQGHRDETGIMLSWLVDIAFVLRKWGDRIQLERLQELMPQDALKALFRIVRLFEQDFREPIPNSLKEAAEKVQPLTLSELLRERRLALWNLSEPKGWVKLAACRLGLHSSKGIPYPYPTDLLLWSKDKISQLVAR from the coding sequence ATGCCCATTAATTTAGTACATGACCTATTAACTGTCTCTCTAGCTCAATCTGCATCAGAAGAACTAGAGAAAGCCAAAAAAACTATTGCTCAAAGTCAGCTAGAAGATTGGGAAAAACCCATTAAAGACTTAACTCTACATAGACTAATCCCGTTAGTTTTTTACTCTTTAAAACAACACGATTTAGTAGCCGCAATTCCCGAAACATATAGAACTGGGATGGGGGAAGCATATCACCAAAATTTAGTGAGAAATACCTTTGGGATTCATACCCTAGCTCAAATTCTTCAAGCAATGGATAAAAAGCAAGTTAAACCAATTTTATGGAAAGGAATGTTGCTAGCTGATAGCTTCTATCCCGATCTTGGTACTAGGGTAATGGGAGACATTGATTTTGCTTTAGAAGCAGAGGAATTGGAACCAGCGACAGCCGTTTTTCAATCCATAGGATTTCAAATCTTAGACGAGAAAACTACCGAAGATGCCGTTTATTTTGCCAACAAAACTGGAATATTGTGCGATGTGCATCATCGAGTCAGATTATTTGAAGGTCGAGATCCTGCTAGCATTACTATTTATATTCAGCCACAGCGACTCAATAAAACCACTTTTAGAGTATTGGAACCCAATGCTATGATTGCTCATCTGGTGGTTCATTTGCAAGGACATCGAGATGAAACTGGAATAATGTTGTCTTGGCTAGTAGATATAGCTTTTGTGTTGCGTAAATGGGGAGATCGAATTCAACTGGAACGGTTACAAGAATTAATGCCTCAAGATGCTTTAAAAGCCTTATTTCGGATCGTCAGATTGTTTGAGCAAGATTTTAGAGAGCCAATTCCTAACAGTCTCAAGGAGGCAGCCGAAAAAGTTCAACCTTTAACTTTATCAGAACTATTGAGAGAGAGAAGGTTAGCTTTGTGGAATCTGTCTGAACCTAAAGGGTGGGTAAAATTAGCCGCTTGTAGATTAGGCTTGCACTCTAGTAAAGGAATTCCCTATCCTTACCCAACTGATTTATTATTGTGGTCTAAAGATAAAATTAGTCAATTAGTAGCTAGATAG
- a CDS encoding type II toxin-antitoxin system HicB family antitoxin, whose amino-acid sequence MKFQVIVHEAEEGGYWAEVPAIEGCATQGDTYEELLENLYEAIEGCLSVDINPAQISAKSKLIEIAV is encoded by the coding sequence ATGAAATTTCAAGTAATTGTTCATGAAGCTGAGGAAGGTGGATATTGGGCTGAAGTACCTGCGATTGAAGGTTGTGCTACTCAAGGAGATACTTATGAAGAATTGCTAGAAAATCTGTATGAAGCAATAGAAGGTTGTCTGTCAGTCGATATTAACCCTGCCCAAATTTCTGCTAAATCAAAACTAATAGAAATAGCAGTATGA
- a CDS encoding type II toxin-antitoxin system HicA family toxin, giving the protein MNSMSGKELAKLLEQNEWVLLRIQGSHHIYGKPGIASRISVPIHGSKDLKIGLLRKLMKTAGLLETSSSDLTSEQPPNQIIDSSLDIDDVKYSDDL; this is encoded by the coding sequence ATGAACTCTATGTCTGGCAAGGAGTTGGCTAAACTTTTAGAACAAAATGAGTGGGTATTGTTAAGAATTCAAGGTAGCCATCATATTTATGGCAAACCAGGAATAGCATCGCGAATCTCTGTACCAATTCATGGCAGTAAAGATTTAAAAATAGGATTGCTGAGAAAGTTAATGAAAACGGCTGGCTTATTAGAAACTTCTTCATCAGACCTAACTTCTGAACAACCACCAAATCAAATAATAGATTCATCATTAGATATTGATGATGTAAAGTATAGCGACGATTTATAG
- a CDS encoding type II toxin-antitoxin system VapC family toxin, translated as MSETVYIETSILGYLTARPTDNLILAANIKVTQDWWNECRSSLVLYTSEIVEDEAAKGDSAIAAQRLNLLQSLIFLDLTEEAIELAQEFLQQSNLPPKASNDALHMALATVYGLNYLLTWNCKHMANAQIQRKLSQISFEFGYKLPFVCTPYEFMGFEPLGE; from the coding sequence GTGAGTGAAACCGTCTATATTGAAACCAGCATTTTGGGATACTTGACCGCTCGACCAACGGACAATCTAATTCTTGCCGCCAACATCAAAGTCACCCAAGACTGGTGGAATGAGTGTCGTAGTTCACTTGTGCTTTATACATCAGAAATTGTTGAGGATGAAGCAGCGAAGGGAGATTCAGCAATCGCGGCTCAAAGGCTGAACTTGTTACAGTCCTTAATTTTTCTGGATCTAACAGAAGAAGCTATAGAGCTTGCACAAGAATTTTTGCAGCAGAGCAACTTGCCCCCCAAAGCCTCTAACGATGCTTTGCATATGGCACTGGCAACAGTTTACGGTTTAAACTACTTGCTAACATGGAATTGTAAACACATGGCAAATGCTCAAATCCAAAGAAAGCTGTCGCAAATTAGCTTTGAGTTTGGATATAAGCTACCATTTGTTTGTACGCCTTATGAGTTTATGGGATTTGAGCCTCTAGGAGAATAA
- a CDS encoding penicillin acylase family protein — protein MRKLLKFFGGKFLRLFVVFLAIATLCIGTFSIYTVRQSFPQESGMIALKGLQSEVKIERDRFGIPQIYASSTHDLAMAQGFIHAQDRFWQMDFWRHIGSGRLSEIFGKSQLETDRYLRTMGWARVAKLELQQLSPATQSNLQAYADGVNAYLVTHQGSAISLEYAVLKFTNPNYQPEPWQPIHSLTWGKVMAYDLGRNLEREIERTVLLQTLPLDKVESLFPAYPDNLPIILPNYTKKQAETLYSPTPDLVQAVAPTLATLSSPLTAIADLLGSTSDGIGSNSWVISGKRTATGKPILANDPHLGVQMPSIWYEIGLHCLSKTPKCPYNVAGFAFPGVPGVVIGHNDRIAWGVTNIGADVMDLYIEKINPANPNQYEVNGKWVDMQVIAETIQVAKDNPVVENVRSTRHGPILSDVQPKLQKLASKSPVDVPSEYAIALRWAALEPSKLMESVEELDKANNWQEFRAAATKFDVPAQNLVYADVDGNIGYQMPGKIPLRRQGDGRYPVPGWNDEHEWLGYINFEKLPESFNPESGYIVTANNPVVDENYPHVITKDWVYGYRAKSIEQMIVNLTQTISIADIQKIQGNTRNLHAQKLSPILLAIPFKDRHLESALQVLKQWNFQLEKDEPGAAIFEVFWKHLLADTFHDELPEAYFPTGGDRHMAVVSNLVEQPNHSWWDDKRTKEIERRDDIFKKAFTETITELENTFGKNPKTWNWGKLHQITFRNQTLGKSGIVPIEALFNRGSFSTSGNGESVNANRWKANKSYEATDIPSLRVIFDLANLNNSVAINSTGQSGHAYHVHYDDMIPLWLKVQYHQLHQESEDKLLLKPWEKV, from the coding sequence ATGAGAAAGTTGCTGAAGTTCTTTGGAGGCAAGTTTTTGCGGTTATTTGTGGTATTTTTAGCGATCGCAACTTTATGTATTGGCACTTTCTCTATTTATACGGTAAGACAATCTTTTCCTCAAGAAAGCGGTATGATCGCTCTCAAAGGATTACAATCAGAAGTGAAAATAGAGCGCGATCGCTTCGGGATTCCTCAGATTTATGCCTCTAGCACCCACGATCTGGCTATGGCGCAAGGTTTCATCCACGCACAAGACAGGTTTTGGCAAATGGATTTCTGGCGACATATCGGTTCTGGAAGACTATCCGAGATTTTTGGGAAGTCGCAGCTAGAAACTGACAGGTATTTGCGAACTATGGGTTGGGCAAGGGTAGCTAAGCTTGAATTACAGCAACTTTCTCCAGCAACCCAAAGCAACTTACAAGCTTATGCAGATGGAGTGAATGCATATCTGGTAACTCATCAAGGTAGTGCGATTAGTCTAGAATATGCCGTTTTAAAGTTTACTAATCCCAATTATCAACCAGAACCTTGGCAACCCATACATTCTTTAACTTGGGGAAAGGTGATGGCTTACGATTTGGGGAGAAATTTAGAGCGAGAGATTGAGAGAACGGTTTTGTTACAAACTCTGCCCTTAGATAAGGTTGAATCTTTGTTCCCCGCGTATCCAGATAATTTACCGATTATATTACCTAATTATACCAAAAAGCAAGCAGAAACTCTCTACTCGCCCACTCCCGATCTAGTCCAAGCAGTTGCCCCCACTCTAGCAACTTTATCTTCACCCCTAACAGCGATCGCCGATCTTTTGGGTTCCACTAGCGATGGGATTGGTTCCAATAGTTGGGTAATTTCTGGCAAACGCACTGCTACGGGTAAACCAATTTTAGCGAACGATCCCCATCTGGGGGTGCAAATGCCCTCTATTTGGTACGAAATCGGGTTGCATTGTTTATCAAAAACCCCCAAATGTCCCTACAATGTCGCTGGTTTTGCCTTTCCTGGCGTTCCTGGCGTAGTTATCGGACATAACGATCGCATTGCGTGGGGGGTGACGAATATTGGCGCGGATGTGATGGATTTGTATATCGAGAAAATCAACCCTGCGAACCCAAATCAGTATGAGGTGAATGGAAAATGGGTTGATATGCAAGTAATTGCGGAAACTATCCAGGTAGCAAAAGATAATCCCGTAGTGGAAAACGTTCGCTCCACTCGTCATGGACCCATTTTATCGGATGTACAGCCCAAGTTGCAGAAATTAGCCAGTAAATCGCCCGTAGATGTACCTTCAGAATATGCCATTGCCCTACGTTGGGCAGCCTTAGAACCCAGCAAACTCATGGAATCGGTAGAAGAGTTAGACAAAGCCAACAACTGGCAAGAATTTCGGGCGGCGGCGACTAAATTTGACGTTCCTGCTCAAAACTTAGTTTATGCCGATGTAGATGGCAATATTGGCTATCAAATGCCTGGGAAAATCCCCCTCCGTCGCCAAGGAGATGGACGCTATCCAGTTCCAGGATGGAATGACGAACATGAATGGTTGGGTTATATTAACTTTGAAAAGTTACCAGAAAGCTTCAATCCCGAATCTGGTTACATAGTTACTGCGAATAATCCTGTAGTAGATGAAAACTATCCCCACGTTATTACCAAAGACTGGGTTTACGGCTATCGTGCCAAATCCATCGAGCAAATGATAGTTAATCTAACTCAAACTATTTCAATTGCAGATATCCAAAAAATACAGGGAAATACTCGTAATTTACATGCTCAGAAACTCAGTCCCATTCTGTTAGCAATTCCCTTCAAAGATAGACATCTAGAATCAGCACTACAAGTCTTAAAACAGTGGAATTTTCAATTAGAAAAAGACGAACCTGGAGCAGCTATTTTTGAAGTATTTTGGAAACATTTACTCGCAGATACATTTCACGACGAATTACCAGAAGCCTATTTTCCTACGGGGGGCGATCGCCATATGGCAGTAGTTAGCAACCTTGTAGAACAACCAAATCATTCTTGGTGGGATGATAAAAGGACGAAAGAAATAGAGAGACGCGACGACATATTCAAAAAAGCTTTTACTGAAACAATAACCGAATTAGAAAACACTTTTGGCAAAAATCCTAAAACTTGGAATTGGGGTAAATTACATCAAATTACCTTCCGCAACCAAACATTAGGAAAATCGGGAATTGTACCCATTGAAGCTTTATTTAATCGCGGTTCGTTTTCAACTTCTGGTAATGGTGAAAGCGTCAATGCTAACCGTTGGAAAGCCAATAAATCTTATGAAGCAACAGACATTCCATCATTGCGTGTCATCTTTGATTTAGCTAATTTAAATAATTCTGTTGCTATCAATAGTACTGGACAATCAGGTCATGCTTATCACGTTCATTATGATGACATGATTCCTCTATGGTTGAAGGTGCAATATCATCAACTCCACCAAGAATCAGAAGATAAATTATTACTTAAACCTTGGGAGAAAGTTTGA
- a CDS encoding NAD(P)/FAD-dependent oxidoreductase, which translates to MQEILYLEVPTPDTDTVRTWLQQEWSSPVGVKIAAAEGIIIGFKNGSNTNTAELKTIPQISVFVWSLQRTTYLKAFRWTDSYISGEKQLIECLQKDIFNRFPNRYPEPPEIDLSSQSIFAALEQNYPLTVKYFQKMPNGEYDLNRVYWWEKRWRESVRNPQDPKQVIWKSDSECAEIPYDLIYVGGALGVIHAAVMAQLGYKVLLVERLPFGRMNREWNISRDEFQSLIDLGLFTPSEFESVIAREYVDGFNKFFDSNNPPHLKAPVLHTPKVLNIGIDAEKLLRVCGEKLKAAGGQILDETEFTRVDVTPNGVRLKLINLVNHTATEVQGRLLVDAMGTASPIAWQLNGIRAFDSVCPTVGAAISSGFDEGVWDSQYGDVLYSHGDISRGRQLIWELFPAEGEELTIYLFHYHQVHPDNPGSLLEMYEDFFTILPEYRRCDVDKLVWRKPTFGYIPGHFSVKSGDRAVSFDRIITIGDAASLQSPLIFTGFGSLVRNLPRLTTLLDTALKHDLLDADSLGLVRAFQSNISVTWLFSKGMMVPTHRHIPPARINSMLNTFFGLLADSPPEVADTFIKDKIDWLTFNKLALKAANKNPALLLWIWDLAGAKDLIRWLGSYLNFTWFALLSWLFAGWLPKFVQSNQSWLEKMSPRLWLWLLAQSYALTAGMGQMKQQPTSRAINKSAIQKTVTSRV; encoded by the coding sequence ATGCAAGAAATCCTCTATCTAGAAGTCCCAACACCAGATACAGATACAGTTCGCACCTGGTTACAGCAAGAATGGTCATCTCCTGTAGGAGTTAAAATAGCTGCGGCTGAAGGAATCATCATCGGGTTTAAGAATGGTAGTAACACTAATACAGCAGAGCTAAAAACGATTCCGCAAATTTCGGTATTTGTCTGGTCATTGCAACGAACTACTTACCTGAAAGCCTTTCGTTGGACAGATAGTTACATATCTGGAGAAAAGCAACTCATAGAGTGTTTGCAAAAAGATATCTTCAACCGCTTTCCCAATCGCTACCCCGAACCACCCGAAATAGATTTATCTAGTCAGTCTATTTTTGCCGCACTGGAGCAAAATTACCCCCTGACCGTGAAATACTTTCAGAAAATGCCCAATGGAGAGTACGATCTCAATCGGGTGTACTGGTGGGAAAAACGGTGGCGAGAAAGCGTCCGCAATCCCCAAGATCCCAAGCAGGTAATCTGGAAAAGCGATTCTGAGTGTGCTGAAATCCCTTACGACCTGATCTACGTTGGTGGGGCGTTGGGAGTCATCCACGCGGCTGTGATGGCTCAGTTGGGCTATAAAGTGCTGCTGGTAGAACGTTTACCCTTTGGTCGCATGAATCGAGAGTGGAATATCTCTCGCGACGAGTTTCAAAGTTTAATCGATTTAGGTTTGTTTACTCCTAGTGAGTTTGAAAGTGTCATTGCTAGGGAATATGTAGACGGTTTTAACAAGTTTTTTGATAGTAACAATCCCCCTCATCTCAAAGCTCCAGTTTTACATACTCCCAAAGTGTTAAACATCGGCATAGATGCGGAAAAACTGTTGCGGGTGTGTGGAGAAAAACTTAAAGCCGCAGGCGGTCAGATTCTAGATGAAACTGAGTTTACCAGGGTAGATGTAACTCCTAATGGAGTGAGGCTGAAGCTGATTAATTTAGTTAATCACACAGCAACTGAAGTTCAAGGGCGTTTGCTAGTGGATGCAATGGGTACGGCTTCTCCAATAGCGTGGCAATTAAATGGGATTCGGGCGTTTGATAGCGTTTGTCCGACGGTTGGAGCAGCAATTTCGAGCGGATTTGATGAGGGAGTGTGGGATAGTCAGTATGGAGATGTTTTATACAGTCACGGGGATATTTCTAGGGGTAGGCAGTTAATTTGGGAATTATTCCCGGCTGAGGGTGAGGAATTAACGATTTATCTGTTCCACTATCACCAAGTACATCCAGATAATCCTGGCTCATTATTAGAGATGTATGAAGACTTTTTTACAATTTTGCCAGAGTATCGTCGTTGCGATGTAGATAAATTAGTATGGCGCAAACCCACATTCGGTTATATCCCAGGTCATTTTAGCGTGAAGAGTGGCGATCGCGCGGTGTCTTTCGACCGAATTATCACCATTGGAGATGCAGCTTCTCTACAATCTCCCCTAATTTTCACGGGGTTTGGTTCATTGGTTCGCAATCTACCTCGTCTCACAACTTTACTAGATACAGCCCTGAAACACGACCTTTTAGATGCCGATTCTCTAGGTCTAGTCCGTGCTTTCCAAAGCAACATCTCCGTCACCTGGCTGTTTTCTAAAGGAATGATGGTTCCCACCCATCGTCATATTCCCCCAGCTAGAATCAACTCGATGCTAAATACCTTCTTTGGCCTTCTGGCTGATTCACCCCCAGAAGTCGCCGATACTTTTATTAAAGATAAAATCGATTGGCTGACGTTTAATAAATTAGCTTTGAAAGCTGCTAATAAAAACCCTGCTTTGTTACTCTGGATTTGGGATTTAGCAGGAGCAAAAGACTTAATTCGTTGGCTGGGTAGCTATCTTAATTTTACTTGGTTCGCCTTACTCAGTTGGTTATTTGCGGGTTGGTTACCCAAATTTGTGCAAAGTAATCAATCTTGGCTGGAAAAAATGTCTCCTAGACTTTGGTTGTGGCTTTTGGCTCAAAGTTACGCCTTAACAGCCGGAATGGGACAAATGAAGCAGCAGCCAACTTCTAGGGCTATAAATAAGTCAGCCATACAGAAAACTGTCACTAGTCGGGTTTGA